From Synechocystis sp. PCC 7338, a single genomic window includes:
- a CDS encoding TetR/AcrR family transcriptional regulator, with protein sequence MPMAKSPSIPGGMRRTPRQARSQERVNRILDVAEDLFARQGYAATTTNAIAAQAQVPIGSLYQFFPDKTSILQALALRYAEKLHQELAVLDRVELATLSLFDYVNQLIDTTDRFFSENPSYHAIFMEVQGTMRELEEIDEAADAQLVQDLASSLARRDASLEPADYEVIAFVLVKAIGTLLWLAPSQEQPFRRRIVIETKRLALHYLQSYFPSELILIPSDNLARME encoded by the coding sequence ATGCCCATGGCTAAAAGTCCATCAATTCCAGGCGGAATGCGTCGCACGCCACGACAAGCTCGCAGTCAGGAGCGGGTCAACCGCATTCTGGATGTGGCAGAAGACCTATTTGCCCGCCAGGGCTATGCCGCGACAACGACCAACGCAATCGCCGCTCAGGCCCAGGTGCCGATTGGATCGCTTTACCAGTTTTTTCCAGACAAAACCTCGATTCTGCAAGCCCTAGCACTCCGCTATGCAGAAAAGCTACATCAAGAGTTAGCGGTCCTTGATAGGGTGGAATTAGCTACACTCTCGTTGTTTGATTACGTGAACCAGTTGATTGACACCACCGATCGCTTTTTTTCTGAAAATCCCAGCTACCATGCCATTTTTATGGAGGTTCAGGGAACAATGCGTGAGTTGGAAGAAATTGATGAGGCGGCCGATGCCCAGTTGGTTCAGGATTTAGCGAGTTCTTTAGCTAGACGCGATGCTAGCTTAGAGCCTGCGGATTATGAAGTGATCGCCTTTGTATTGGTCAAGGCGATCGGGACATTACTGTGGCTTGCTCCTAGTCAAGAACAACCATTTCGACGGCGTATAGTGATAGAAACGAAACGCCTCGCTTTACATTACCTACAGAGCTATTTCCCGTCAGAGCTAATCCTAATCCCATCTGACAACCTAGCTAGAATGGAATGA
- a CDS encoding DNA cytosine methyltransferase yields MPGDRQITNTAPTLTKSFTARSSSHGKLKHLDLFAGCGGFTLAAEQTGRKIRTTQFVEIDPDCHTILQHHWPHIPIHADIRDYHPSPGQFDLVTAGFPCTGTSSAGTKTGLEHPQSALFREVLRIIAQCHPKFVVIEQPLGVIHRGLRAILGGLRMVGYQSEIEIISAAEFGAGHRRERLFIVSYPHGLFGHLPPSWVEQIGAMVEAQRVNCQWLTVERNGLCSDSGLSFQLVSTPGPQSCTVPTGTTGRIKARKLAGRTVTPGQASIALQRVLYLHSLIP; encoded by the coding sequence ATGCCCGGCGATCGCCAAATTACAAATACTGCTCCGACACTGACCAAATCATTCACTGCGAGGAGTTCTAGCCATGGAAAGCTTAAACACCTCGACCTCTTTGCCGGATGTGGTGGATTTACCCTGGCCGCAGAACAAACCGGACGAAAAATACGAACAACTCAGTTTGTTGAAATCGACCCCGACTGCCACACCATCCTCCAGCACCACTGGCCCCACATCCCCATCCACGCCGACATCAGGGACTACCACCCAAGCCCAGGGCAATTCGACCTTGTTACCGCTGGTTTCCCCTGCACCGGCACCAGTAGCGCAGGAACCAAAACAGGCTTGGAACATCCCCAGTCAGCCCTCTTTCGGGAAGTGTTACGCATCATTGCCCAGTGCCATCCCAAATTTGTCGTCATTGAGCAACCCCTGGGAGTTATCCATCGAGGCCTTAGAGCAATCCTTGGGGGACTCCGAATGGTTGGTTATCAAAGCGAAATTGAAATTATCTCGGCGGCGGAGTTTGGAGCGGGGCACCGCAGGGAAAGATTGTTTATTGTTTCCTACCCCCACGGCTTGTTTGGGCACCTACCGCCAAGCTGGGTCGAACAAATTGGAGCAATGGTTGAGGCACAACGGGTTAATTGCCAATGGCTCACAGTTGAGCGCAACGGCCTATGCTCTGATTCAGGGTTATCCTTCCAACTGGTTTCAACCCCTGGCCCCCAGTCCTGTACTGTCCCCACCGGAACCACCGGCAGAATTAAAGCCCGAAAATTGGCCGGCAGAACCGTCACCCCAGGACAAGCCAGTATTGCCCTCCAGCGAGTTCTCTACCTCCATTCCCTTATCCCCTAG
- a CDS encoding SDR family oxidoreductase, with product MSTSAFPRTVLVTGVTGRTGSLVFQKLQAQPEYFTVRGLGRSPEKQQQVLGEQSTCFVGDIRKPETLVEPLQGCDVLVILTSAIPVVVGQPEPGQRPPLGFLTGEMPEDVDYHGQVHQIEAAKTAGVEHIILVGSMGGTNPDHMLNKIGDGNILLWKRKAEQYLIDSGIDYTIIRAGGLLDQPGSKRELLVGKDDQLLIEPPDGIPTSIPRADVAELVVRAIIEPQARNKAFDVISKPEADPTATVTRDFAGLFSQTTPGL from the coding sequence ATGTCCACTTCTGCCTTTCCCAGAACCGTTTTAGTCACTGGTGTTACTGGACGTACAGGTTCATTGGTGTTCCAAAAATTACAGGCTCAGCCGGAATATTTTACTGTCAGAGGATTAGGGAGATCACCGGAGAAACAGCAACAGGTGCTTGGGGAGCAATCAACGTGTTTTGTAGGAGATATACGCAAACCAGAAACTTTAGTCGAGCCTCTACAGGGATGTGATGTTTTGGTCATCTTAACCAGTGCCATTCCTGTGGTGGTTGGACAACCAGAACCCGGGCAACGCCCTCCCCTTGGTTTTTTGACGGGAGAAATGCCGGAGGATGTCGATTATCATGGTCAGGTGCATCAAATTGAGGCAGCTAAGACCGCTGGAGTCGAGCATATTATTCTGGTGGGTTCGATGGGAGGAACTAATCCAGATCACATGCTTAATAAGATTGGTGATGGCAATATCTTGCTCTGGAAACGTAAAGCTGAGCAATACTTGATTGATTCTGGCATCGATTACACGATTATTCGGGCAGGCGGTTTATTGGATCAGCCTGGGAGTAAGCGAGAGCTTTTGGTGGGGAAGGACGATCAATTACTGATTGAGCCACCGGATGGTATTCCGACTTCTATTCCCCGTGCTGATGTTGCAGAATTAGTGGTACGGGCAATTATTGAACCTCAAGCCCGTAACAAAGCTTTTGATGTGATTTCCAAGCCAGAAGCCGATCCTACGGCCACTGTTACGAGGGATTTTGCTGGCCTTTTTTCCCAGACAACGCCGGGATTGTAA